One genomic segment of Capricornis sumatraensis isolate serow.1 chromosome X, serow.2, whole genome shotgun sequence includes these proteins:
- the SMS gene encoding spermine synthase: MAAARHSTLDFKLGAKADGETILKGLQSIFQEQGMTESVHTWQDHGYLATYINKNGSFANLRIYPHGLVLLDLQSYDGDAQGKEVDSLLNKVEERMKELSQDSTERVKRLPPIVRGGAIDRYWPTADGRLVEYDIDKVVYDEDSPYQNIKILHSKQFGNILILSGDVNLAESDLAYTRAIMGSGKEDYSGKDVLILGGGDGGILCEIVKLKPKMVTMVEIDQMVIDGCKKYMRKTCGDVLDNLKGDCYQVLIEDCIPVLKRYAKEGREFDYVINDLTAVPISTSPEEDSTWEFLRLILDLSMKVLKQDGKYFTQGNCVNLTEALSLYEEQLGRLYCPVEFSKEIVCVPSYLELWVFYTVWKKAKP, translated from the exons CTGATGGTGAGACCATTCTGAAAGGCCTCCAGTCCATTTTCCAGGAGCAGGGGATGACGGAGTCAGTGCACACCTGGCAGGACCATGGCTATTTAGCGACGTACATAAACAAAAATGGCAG CTTTGCCAATTTGAGAATTTACCCGCATGGATTGGTGTTGCTGGATCTTCAGAGCTACGACGGCGATGCACAAGGCAAAGAAGTCGATAGT CTTTTGAACAAagtagaagaaagaatgaaagaattgaGTCAGGACAGTACTGAGCGGGTAAAGCG ATTACCACCCATAGTTCGAGGAGGGGCCATTGACAGATACTGGCCCACTGCTGATGGTCGCCTGGTTGAGTACGACATCGATAAAGTGGTGTATGATGAAGACTCACCTTACCAGAACATTAAAATTTTACACTCAAAGCAATTTGGGAATATTCTCATCCTCAGTGGGGATGTTA ATTTGGCGGAAAGTGATTTGGCGTATACCCGGGCCATCATGGGCAGTGGCAAAGAAGATTACAGTGGCAAAGATGTactgattctgggaggtggagatGGGGGCATATTATGTGAAATAGTCAAACTGAAACCAAAGATGGTGACTATGGTAGAG ATTGACCAAATGGTGATTGACGGATGTAAGAAATACATGCGAAAAACGTGTGGTGATGTCTTAGACAATCTTAAAGGAGACTGCTATCAG GTTCTAATAGAAGACTGTATTCCAGTACTGAAGAGGTACGCCAAAGAAGGGAGAGAGTTTGATTATGTGATTAATGATTTGACAGCTGTTCCAATCTCCACATCTCCAGAAGAAG ATTCCACATGGGAGTTTCTCAGACTGATTCTTGACCTCTCAATGAAAGTATTGAAACAGGATGGGAAATATTTTACACAG GGGAACTGTGTCAATTTGACAGAAGCCCTGTCACTCTACGAAGAACAGCTGGGGCGCCTGTATTGTCCTGTGGAATTCTCAAAAGAGATCGTCTGTGTCCCTTCGTACTTGGAATT GTGGGTATTTTACACTGTTTGGAAGAAAGCTAAACCTTGA